A DNA window from Bacteroidia bacterium contains the following coding sequences:
- a CDS encoding SpoIIE family protein phosphatase yields MIVRPAILCIEDELIILKALGEEVSHSFSEYQVELAENSEEALDIIQELYERKQELSLVIADNNLGTERVEVLIKKILLKFPDTLIMMLTGQADIDSIINLVALGQLHTVLTKPWDKEHLYRTVEDAVTKYRQRKQLREKHKMYMEIHRASMSLTGEIRLDKLMNKLMRIVMDNADAEVGYLVLERTETGPLFIEAIHYASSHESIIESIEITEDAPISATIVNFARQSRENIILDDAMNYGFFANHPYIQRNQCRSILCTPLVYQGRFMGMLYLENKSRTSAFSPYSLDLLSTLSAHAAVALQNARIYAEIEQLVQERTNEIVFQKEEIERQRDVIMQKNRDIMESITYAKRIQDAFLPKTRDILAAFPTSFVYFRPKDVVSGDFYWFTQRLSKAVLVAADCTGHGIPGAFMSVMANTLLQQIVELDGVFRPNEILDQLHLRVRVALKQEDDANARDGMDISVLQIDTKRHRIMFSGANRPLVMIRNGEVVEYKGDKFSVGGEQLEEVRNFTLHQIDIEPGDTFYIFTDGFPDQFGEEINKKFQSRRFYQLLQEIYEKDTEHQRLLVDAELRHWRGENEQTDDVLVIGIKF; encoded by the coding sequence ATGATTGTTAGACCCGCTATTTTATGTATCGAAGATGAGTTAATTATCTTAAAAGCCCTTGGAGAGGAAGTTTCCCACTCTTTCTCTGAATATCAAGTAGAACTTGCTGAAAATTCAGAAGAAGCACTTGATATTATCCAAGAACTTTATGAGAGAAAGCAAGAATTAAGCCTTGTAATTGCAGACAATAATCTGGGCACAGAGAGAGTAGAAGTATTAATAAAAAAAATTCTCCTAAAATTTCCGGATACCTTAATTATGATGCTCACCGGCCAAGCCGATATTGACTCAATTATTAATTTGGTCGCACTGGGTCAGCTACATACTGTATTAACAAAGCCATGGGATAAGGAGCATTTATATCGGACAGTAGAAGACGCTGTTACTAAGTATAGACAGCGAAAACAACTTCGAGAAAAACATAAAATGTATATGGAGATTCACCGAGCCTCCATGTCATTAACCGGTGAAATTCGGTTAGATAAGCTGATGAACAAATTAATGCGTATCGTGATGGATAATGCAGATGCCGAAGTTGGATATTTAGTATTAGAAAGAACCGAAACCGGCCCACTATTCATCGAAGCTATTCATTATGCGAGCTCCCATGAATCAATTATTGAGAGCATAGAAATCACCGAAGATGCTCCTATTAGTGCCACTATTGTCAATTTTGCACGGCAATCTCGAGAAAATATTATTCTCGATGATGCCATGAACTACGGCTTCTTTGCTAACCATCCGTATATCCAGCGGAATCAATGCCGTTCGATTTTATGCACTCCCTTAGTGTATCAAGGCCGTTTTATGGGAATGTTGTATTTAGAAAACAAATCCCGCACAAGTGCCTTTTCTCCATACAGCTTAGATTTACTATCTACCTTGTCTGCCCATGCCGCAGTGGCGTTACAAAATGCCCGTATCTATGCCGAGATAGAGCAACTTGTTCAGGAACGCACAAATGAAATTGTATTCCAGAAAGAAGAAATTGAGCGTCAGCGAGATGTAATCATGCAGAAAAATCGGGATATTATGGAAAGTATCACCTATGCCAAAAGAATCCAAGATGCATTTTTACCTAAAACCAGAGATATTCTGGCTGCATTTCCTACGTCTTTTGTCTATTTCCGCCCCAAAGATGTTGTTAGTGGTGATTTTTATTGGTTTACACAGCGTCTGAGCAAAGCTGTTTTAGTTGCGGCTGACTGCACCGGGCACGGAATACCCGGAGCCTTTATGTCTGTGATGGCCAATACATTACTTCAGCAAATTGTTGAATTAGATGGGGTTTTTAGACCCAATGAAATCTTAGACCAACTCCACTTGCGGGTGAGAGTCGCGCTTAAACAAGAAGATGACGCAAATGCCAGAGACGGAATGGATATTTCGGTGCTACAAATAGATACAAAACGCCACCGAATAATGTTTTCCGGAGCTAACCGACCGTTAGTTATGATACGAAACGGTGAAGTTGTTGAATACAAAGGTGATAAATTTTCCGTAGGAGGAGAACAATTGGAAGAAGTCAGAAACTTTACCCTGCACCAAATTGATATAGAACCTGGGGATACTTTTTACATATTTACAGACGGATTTCCAGACCAATTTGGCGAAGAAATCAACAAAAAGTTCCAGTCTCGAAGATTTTATCAGCTATTACAAGAAATTTACGAAAAAGATACCGAGCATCAACGCCTGCTGGTAGATGCCGAATTACGGCACTGGCGTGGCGAAAATGAACAAACAGATGACGTACTGGTAATCGGAATTAAATTCTAA